The DNA window GTCTCGCCGACGCCGCGGACCCGGTCCCGCCCGGCGAGGGCCTCGATCTCGCGCAGCGCCTCGTCGAGGTCCGCCAGGCGCGGCGCCTCGTTCGGGTGCAGTGCCACGGTCGCCAGCACCGCCGGGTGCCGGTCGGCGACGTCGACGCCCCAGCCTGACGACTCGACGTCCACTCCGACCTGGACGAGTCGGTCCACGCCGACGTCGGCGGCGAGGGCGATAGCGGCGGCCACCGGGTCGCCGGCGCCGCCCGGCGGCGTGCCGTACTCGCCGACGGTGATGTCGAGGTGGGTGTGGCTGTCCGGCACGGGCACCGGCAACGGCTCGGGGGCGGGCGGGAATTCGCCGGCCCGGCGGGCGGCGCGCTGCTTGCGGGTCTCGGTCTGCTCGGTCATCGCGGCCAGCATCACACACCCGCCGCCGGCGGCGTTCCCGGACCGCCACCGTCCGTTCACACGCCCCACATCTGGCCGGCTTAGCTTCCCGGGGTGACCGTCACTGACCAGGCCGGCGGGGCCGCCTCCGAGCGGACCGGGGTGCGCGTGACGTACGACGGCCGGGTGCACCCGGCCGAGGAGATCGCCCGGGGCGCGGCGTACGAGTTGTTCAGCGCCGACGAGGCGCCCGGCTTCGAGTGGTGCCCCCGGCCGGGGAGCGGCTACCCGTGGCGCAGGTTCGTGCACGCGACCGAGGTGGCGGCGGTGCACGGGGCGGCGGAGCCGACCGACGAGGCCGACGCGCCGCTGCTGATGCCGGTGCACCGCGAGCACGGCTGGGCGTACGTGCACCAGCTCAGCCAGCGCCCGGCGGCGGCCGGCGACCCGACGCTGGCCGCGGTGCGGGCGTCGGCGGTCGTCCGGCCGGGCACCCGGATGATGAAGGTGCTCTCCGCCCGGCAGCTCGCCGGTTACGTGCGGGGTTGGCTGCCGCACGGCTTCTGCTACCGAGAGCACGACGTGGCGCACCTGCGCACGCCGGCCGGGATGGCGGTGCTGCGGGGCGACCCGGAGGGCGGCGACGTGGCGTACGCGTTGCGCTGGCGGGCGGCCGACCCGGCCGACTACGACGTGCCGGTCGGCCCGGCGCACCGCGGGTTGACCGTCCTGCCGCCCCGCGACCGGCTCGGGCCGCCGGTGCTGGGCACCGGTTTCGTGCCGAGCGACGCGCAGCTCGTCCCGGAGTTCGTCACCCGGGACTTCGCCGACCTGCCGATGCCGGCGAACGCCACCCTGCTCGCCTACCCGGCCGAGGGGGTGGAGGTGGTGCTCTACACCTATCAGGCGGAGCAGCGCGGCTGGCTGCGGCTGGCCGGCCCGCAGTGGCGACACCTGCTGGCGGCGGTGCCGGGGCTCTCGGCCGACCAGGAGTACGTGCCGACCGGCGACGCGCCGCGCTCCACCCAGCTCGTCGGCGCGTATGCCGGGGTGGAGTACGAGGCGGTGGCCGACCAGCCGGGCGGGTTCCGGGTGCTGGCGATGACCCGGGCGGCCCGCTACCCGGTGGAGGCGGCGGCGCGTCGGCTGCGGACGGCGGCCTGGCGCGGGGTGCCCTGCCTGGTGCTGCGGGAGGAGGGGGGCTGGCTGCGGTTGCGGCTGCGCCGCCCGGATCCGGACGCGGTGGCCCTGACCGGGGCACAGTGTCACGAACGCGGCGTCTACGAGGTCTGGGCGCCGGGCGCCGAGTTGACCGACGACCGGGTGGTGGACCTGCCGTATCCGGGGCCGCACGAATAGACGGCGGCGGGTCGGGAAGGCGTCGGGGGTCCGAGACCCACGCGTAGGGGGAATCCCGACATGCCTTTCGTCACCGTCGGTACGGAGAATTCCGCACCCATCGACCTGTACTACGAGGATCACGGTTCCGGTCAGCCGATCGTGCTGATCCACGGTTTCCCGTTCAACGGGGCCACCTGGGAGAAGATGAGCGGTCCGCTGCTCGCCGCCGGGTACCGGGTGATCACGTACGACCGGCGCGGGTTCGGTAGTTCCGCCCAGCCGGCGTCCGGCTACGACTACAACACGTTCGCGGCCGACCTGGACGTGTTGATGACCGAGTTGGACCTGCGCAACGCGATCCTGGTCGGGCACTCGATGGGCACCGGCGAGGTGACCCGCTACCTGGGCGCCTACGGGTCGGACCGGGTGGACCGCGCGGTGGTGATGGCCCCGTTGGCGCCGTTCCTGCTGAAGACCGCCGACAACCCGGAGGGCGTCGAGAAGAGCCTGTTCGACGGGTTCCAGCAGGCGATCATCCAGGATCGGTTCGCCTACCTGACCCAGTTCTGCGACGCGTTCTTCAACGCCAGCGAGAACCGGGGCAAGCTGGTCAGCGACGAGGCGTACCACGCGCACTGGCAGATCGGCGCGCAGGCGTCGGCGAAGGGCACCCACGACTCGGTGGACGCCTGGCAGACCGACTTCCGCGGTGACCTGCCCAACATCGACGTCCCAGTGTTGATCGTCCAGGGCGACAAGGACAACGTGCTGCCGTACCCGAAGACGGGTCAGCGGCTGGTGAACATGCTGTCCGACGC is part of the Micromonospora sp. WMMD980 genome and encodes:
- a CDS encoding alpha/beta hydrolase; translated protein: MPFVTVGTENSAPIDLYYEDHGSGQPIVLIHGFPFNGATWEKMSGPLLAAGYRVITYDRRGFGSSAQPASGYDYNTFAADLDVLMTELDLRNAILVGHSMGTGEVTRYLGAYGSDRVDRAVVMAPLAPFLLKTADNPEGVEKSLFDGFQQAIIQDRFAYLTQFCDAFFNASENRGKLVSDEAYHAHWQIGAQASAKGTHDSVDAWQTDFRGDLPNIDVPVLIVQGDKDNVLPYPKTGQRLVNMLSDAKLVTLKGAPHGTPWTHPTEVNNAIMEFIGKPSMATA